From a single Adhaeribacter swui genomic region:
- a CDS encoding protein O-mannosyl-transferase family, whose amino-acid sequence MQKQPISVFGKRNYLILLAGLITLFLGFIIMGLDDQPYGFGIVGLTIGPGLVILGLLIPFRAIFAGLAGNNPQTADLLPRVNRWAGWFIFALTLAVYLLTLEPTASFWDCGEFIAAAYKLQVPHAPGAPLYLLLGRLFSLLAFGEVTRVAFYINSISALASAFTVLFLFWTITILAKRLLVKPATAPTKLQVFLIISSGAVGAFSFAFSDSFWFSAVEAEVYALSSFFTAFVVWAMLQWQGSNNQMVGYRWLLLIAYMMGLSIGVHLLNLLAIPAMAFIYYYHQYTFTWRGALLTFLLSLALIGIMMSGIITGLPSVAGAFELFFVNAVGLPFRSGLLLFGIIFMGLLIFGLRKSHQNQKTGVQLFLLSFVFIVVGYSSYLIIPIRSNYNPLLDENNPEDVLSFISYLKREQYEQRPLLYGPQYATGLIDQKPGKPEYTKGKETYEIADYKIEPVYDPKGLQLLPRLYSSDPNHLTEYQKWVSIDPSKLPTFGQNLLYMLRYQLGHMYGRYFLWNFVGRDSDVQHAGVNWPRNNNQALPYNVATNKARNAYFALPLLLGLMGLFYQYRRQQKDAIVIGLLFVFTGVAIAFYLNQPPIEPRERDYAFVGSFYAFAIWIGLGIPALALGLQKILKKWWFPVITATSFGLLVIAIMLQQNWDDHDRSERYFATDMAHNMLASCAPNAILFTNGDNDTFPLWYAQEVEGFRRDVRVIVSTFLNTDWYINQMKRPAYESAPLPISLSPEHYQFSTNSYLPYVAQPQVATGMDVTQFISLVKQNHPVLQVQAQDGRMFLSFPTKKFFLPVDKAAVLRSQSVPADRQNQIVDQLTWEIPQKGMERKQLILFDILATNNWQRPVYFSSTLNQNDFMYFKPYLQNEGMAYRLLPVKELKTGPEPYVAKEIMYQNLMQQFRWRNLQNPAIYYDETYLNTLVTNYRQQFYVLAESFYQAGNTQKAREIINYCLKVLPDKSLPYDYQTVPLAELLAKTGDQQQSEAIRNKITARANQALQYYLAGNNALFTREIQLNLLTLQQLTLTAQNLNQTQKAAELENLFLNFYNRL is encoded by the coding sequence ATGCAAAAGCAACCCATTTCGGTATTCGGGAAAAGAAACTACCTGATTTTACTCGCCGGATTAATTACTTTATTTCTAGGCTTTATTATCATGGGCCTGGACGATCAGCCTTATGGTTTTGGCATTGTAGGCTTAACCATTGGACCTGGGTTAGTAATTCTGGGCCTGCTGATTCCTTTTAGGGCTATCTTCGCGGGTTTGGCCGGCAATAACCCCCAAACGGCTGATTTATTACCCCGGGTAAACCGCTGGGCAGGCTGGTTCATTTTTGCTTTAACGTTGGCCGTTTATTTACTTACCCTGGAACCAACTGCCAGTTTCTGGGATTGCGGGGAGTTTATTGCGGCGGCTTACAAATTACAGGTTCCGCATGCACCGGGAGCGCCTTTGTATTTACTGCTGGGCCGGCTTTTTTCTTTATTAGCTTTCGGCGAAGTTACCCGGGTAGCTTTTTATATAAACAGCATTTCGGCGCTGGCCAGCGCTTTTACCGTACTTTTTTTATTCTGGACCATTACCATACTGGCTAAACGCCTCTTAGTAAAACCAGCTACAGCGCCAACCAAGCTACAAGTATTTTTAATTATTAGCAGCGGCGCAGTGGGAGCCTTCAGTTTTGCTTTTTCCGATTCTTTCTGGTTTTCGGCGGTAGAAGCCGAAGTGTATGCTTTGTCGTCGTTTTTTACGGCTTTTGTAGTTTGGGCCATGCTGCAATGGCAAGGCAGTAATAACCAGATGGTGGGTTACCGTTGGCTGTTGCTCATTGCTTACATGATGGGCCTCTCCATTGGAGTACACTTACTTAACTTACTGGCTATCCCGGCTATGGCCTTTATCTACTATTACCACCAGTATACTTTTACCTGGCGAGGCGCTTTACTTACTTTTTTGCTTAGTTTAGCTTTAATCGGGATAATGATGAGCGGTATTATAACAGGCTTGCCCAGCGTAGCCGGAGCATTTGAGTTGTTTTTTGTAAATGCCGTTGGTTTGCCCTTCCGGAGCGGGTTGCTGCTTTTTGGGATCATCTTCATGGGGCTGTTAATTTTTGGCTTACGAAAATCTCACCAGAATCAAAAAACGGGTGTTCAGCTTTTTCTGTTAAGCTTTGTTTTTATTGTAGTGGGGTATTCGTCTTATTTAATTATTCCGATCCGGTCTAATTACAACCCGCTGCTCGACGAAAACAACCCGGAAGATGTACTTAGCTTTATTTCTTACCTTAAACGCGAACAATACGAACAGCGGCCTTTGCTCTACGGGCCGCAATACGCCACCGGGTTAATAGATCAAAAGCCGGGCAAACCCGAATACACCAAAGGAAAAGAAACTTACGAAATTGCTGATTACAAAATTGAACCGGTTTACGACCCGAAAGGCTTACAACTTTTACCCCGGCTTTACAGCAGCGACCCGAACCATTTAACCGAGTACCAGAAATGGGTATCCATCGACCCAAGTAAATTACCAACTTTCGGACAAAACCTGCTGTATATGCTGCGCTACCAGTTAGGGCACATGTACGGGCGTTATTTTCTCTGGAATTTTGTGGGCCGCGACAGCGACGTGCAACATGCCGGCGTAAACTGGCCCAGGAATAATAATCAGGCTTTACCTTACAACGTAGCCACCAACAAAGCCCGTAATGCCTACTTTGCTTTGCCACTATTATTGGGCTTAATGGGTTTATTTTATCAATACCGGCGCCAACAGAAAGATGCCATAGTAATTGGTTTATTGTTTGTATTTACCGGCGTAGCCATTGCGTTTTACCTCAATCAACCGCCCATTGAACCGCGGGAACGGGATTACGCGTTTGTAGGGTCGTTTTATGCTTTTGCCATCTGGATTGGCTTAGGAATACCCGCCTTGGCTTTGGGATTACAGAAAATTTTAAAAAAATGGTGGTTCCCGGTAATAACAGCTACAAGTTTTGGCTTGCTGGTAATAGCAATTATGCTGCAGCAAAACTGGGACGACCATGACCGTTCGGAAAGGTACTTTGCTACCGATATGGCGCATAACATGCTGGCTTCTTGCGCTCCTAATGCTATTTTGTTTACCAACGGCGACAACGATACCTTCCCGTTGTGGTATGCGCAGGAAGTAGAAGGTTTTCGCAGGGATGTACGCGTGATTGTATCTACTTTTTTAAATACGGATTGGTACATCAATCAAATGAAGCGTCCGGCTTACGAATCGGCCCCGCTGCCTATCTCGTTGTCGCCGGAACATTACCAATTTAGCACCAACAGCTATCTGCCTTACGTAGCGCAACCCCAGGTAGCAACGGGCATGGATGTAACCCAGTTTATCTCGCTGGTTAAGCAAAACCATCCGGTATTACAGGTACAAGCGCAAGATGGGCGGATGTTTTTATCTTTTCCGACTAAGAAATTCTTTTTACCGGTTGATAAAGCCGCGGTTTTGCGCAGCCAAAGCGTACCCGCCGACCGGCAAAATCAAATTGTTGACCAGCTAACCTGGGAGATTCCGCAAAAAGGCATGGAAAGAAAGCAGCTTATTCTCTTCGACATTCTAGCTACCAACAACTGGCAACGTCCGGTTTATTTTTCGTCCACGTTAAACCAAAACGATTTTATGTACTTTAAACCTTATTTGCAGAACGAGGGCATGGCTTACCGTTTGCTACCGGTTAAAGAATTAAAAACCGGACCGGAGCCTTACGTGGCTAAAGAAATTATGTACCAAAACCTGATGCAACAATTCCGGTGGCGAAACTTACAAAACCCCGCTATTTATTACGACGAGACCTACCTGAACACGCTTGTTACAAATTACCGGCAGCAGTTTTATGTTTTAGCCGAATCTTTTTACCAGGCCGGGAATACCCAAAAAGCCCGCGAAATTATTAATTACTGTTTAAAAGTATTACCGGATAAGTCTTTGCCTTACGATTATCAAACGGTACCCTTAGCGGAGCTGCTGGCAAAAACCGGAGACCAGCAGCAAAGCGAAGCTATCCGGAATAAGATAACTGCCCGGGCAAACCAGGCGCTGCAGTATTACCTGGCCGGCAACAATGCTTTATTTACCCGCGAAATTCAGTTAAACTTACTTACGCTGCAGCAATTAACGCTAACGGCCCAAAACCTGAACCAAACGCAAAAAGCCGCTGAGCTGGAAAATTTATTTTTAAATTTTTACAATCGGTTGTAA